The stretch of DNA aggcattataAAACTACCTTTGGAATGGCCAcaaattttttaacaaaattcgtAAATATTTCACCCAAATCGGacattatattatattgtattaaaaaatgttttgaaattcacACAAGAATTAAATTTGTATATAAGAGAGGAGCCCTAAATTGTTTATATAAGAGAGAAGCGGCTAAATTTGTATATAAGAGAGGAgcccaaaattgaaaattgaaaaactaaattctctcaattttcttcaatttagaCAATTTACGGACTAGGAAATCGCAATGTATATCAAACAATTCATACAAAAAATCCGTTTCGGCAAATCGTACGCATTCGTTCGAATTACTAGCCttaagctagccattgtagtagtataggtaaaaccacggggtaatggtaatagtgtttgtgagagaagagcaaagcacatgtaaatagatcaattcacttatcagactgtgtggcgcttcattgacacgagtctttgaatacatttgaaaaaaaataacaattcaatactgaagttaaatgtatgaacgatatgttccgatgaaccaagccaattgcaaacataaatatatagaaggggtatttttgcatatgaagtaaaattttgattatacgcgagcgtagcATGtgtaaatttataacacatgcgaattggggctcttttgatattaacaagttctaccgcatagtaactcgatactgataattcctcaatattttccttcgttggtcgtattgttttcacatattcacgttggagaaccttaacccttctcttcgttggctgagacattttgattgaatgtaatacttttccgtttattgtttttgaaagcataggcagccgtggcagtgttccgagctctgcaatacaattttcttacccaatgttaaagttgctaaaacttacattatagacccattaaacgtaaaaataatgattgtattgatatcaacactattttattctattgattttcatgacatgaaaggctatgactcaggaataacattttattgagtggttttgatagctgtttcgatgatgttgtctggcatcagtgtcaaaaaaataacgatgctttcaccaacacaaacaaaaccattgccgaagattgaaaaatgaaaatttaactttcagagcacttgctcgagttttccgacgtttttcactatacagtgcgacagcagatgaaattttgatatcttgtgagtaatcgattaaattatggttgatattactccatgggaagtgtgcgaaaacgataattttcttcacactgtttcgcgaaattattgattttcgggcaaggggtgagggacggagatgaaagaaataagcgccattgtggcagccatttgtggctagcttccaccttcaccttaatctgGAATAGTCGTAGATGACTGTCTTCACCATGGTAAATTCCCCAAATTGTTTATTCATCGCAGCTCCAGCTCACTGCCAATCCGGTATCCCCCGAGAGAAATGCGCCTTCAGAAGTATTGAATGCATAGATGTTCCGATTCGAAATAAACATTCGCACGTGAGGTGCGCTACTGCAATTGTGTTCAATCTGTTCAATTGATCAATTTAGATAATGTGCGCCATAGATAAATTTCTGAAATATCACATATTCAACAATCATTGGACAAACGTATAGATTCCAATAATGAGTAAAAAATTCATCTTGCAGCCAATTAGTGATTTAACGAGTCATAACTCCCAACGCTATCAGCGGATTCCACAAGCTAGAAAGCACCCAATTCATCCCAGGACAGCCCAAATAATTATGTCGTACTGTGTTTCATTAATCTGGAGAGAGCGGGTCACAacctttcgtttcatttttccaaCTCTCGTTTCTGCCCTATTTAATCCTCTTGATGGTTGACTTCGTGCTATTTTTTAACGATTACGTCGTGTCACTTTTGATGGTTGCAACGGTCTGCTGAAGTTGAAGATGCTGCGCCTCATAGTCAATGTGCACGAGATTTTGAGGGGAGGTGCTTATCTTCATTGTGTCACTGCATCGCTATCAACCATCGAGGAGTTCCACGCGGAGGTTAATAAACTATTGATTTGTTTAGGAGTGCGTTGTTTACTGGATTGCAATGAAGTTCAGTGTAGGATTTTTTAAGGCCAAGGTTGTTCGAGAGGAGTGTAAGGTTTAGTGGATTACGTGAAATTAATTGTTCGGAGGTATACAAAAAACACGCAATATtctatatagggtaaatgatcttggtttgtccacttcaggatgttttcacgcaactagtaaatgcaaaccgatttttcttcatgaaaatcacatataatcaagtcgagtttggatttgttgaaaagcctcTAGTTGcgaatactaccataaggcgttgtaattattcgaatttttatgtttcttggcAATTtgcctcaaagagaaattatgatcatggcttgtccacctctgatcatgtattgtccgaaaaatgatgatttttgaatgaaaaattcaaattttcaagtaaaggttgcatttctcattgcttgtgATCCATTCCAGATCCAGATCCATTgcattgatccattcataatttaggctttcgtcagaatattgccttttcttgggcatttcaaaagtgttcacctcaacacactcaacacagagaaactttatttctgctatgcgcgaaggacaccataaacaaactgcagggCGCCAAACGGTtgtcatagaaatcatgtggacaaaacaacattagtgaatcggacaacttaTGATCAGAATTGATGTCATGCATTAActacatggtttagctatgtacatctgatacaaatggtgtgcaagcataatgtttacaatatttgtaagtgttacaaTCCAGAAAAGATCCGAATACGTACatcacaggtgcgctgaactaaagcattcaaaaaagtggataaaccatgatcatattttcgaacCAAAATCATTCACTATGACTAAGACTAAGtagttttaatttttctctCAATCCACCAAAAACTTTATCAAAATGATTCTATCGGTAAagataaattacaaaaaaaattgggatCAGATGATCGAGTAACAGTAACGAATAAGGCAAAAAAGTATGTTCACTTTATTCTGGCAATTTGTGACTACTCTTGGCATGAATAACGGCTTGATATCGCCGTGACATTGATTCAAGTTCTTGTTTGCGATTTTATTCCACGCAATTGCAATTACTGGCCTTAGTTGTTGATGTCTTTCTTGATCCTTCATGTTCAAAATAGTCCACAGTTCACAAATGTTCTATTGAGTTATGATCAGATTGTCCTGGCCTTTCCAAAACATTGATTGTTCTTACCGTGAAACAGTTTGATTCCAGCTTCAAGATATGCCTTAAATCTCCGTCTTGCTGGAATGTGTATCGACGATCAAGCTGAAAATGTTCGCTTCAATATgtccagataaatctgttttGTCATTATTCCGTCAATGAATTTGAGTTCTTGATTCCACACAATGCCATTGAATCCCGAACGATGACTATACCTGCACAGAAAACGGTGAAAAATAGTTGAATTATTTAACGAATTATGATGTTGCAATAATTCACCTCCTCCATGTTTGACTGTAGGCTTTAAATACTCCCTCCTCATACTCCGATTCGTCACCTTTTGCGTGTGATACCATCAGaccaaaataacatttttttagtcTCATATGACCAAATTGCCTTCTTCCAGTGACAATTGTCTAATTAATGTGATCTTGTACCCATCTCAGTCGTGTTTCCATGTTTTCACTGATAGCCATGGTTTCTTAAATACCACTTAACCCTTAAAATCCTCTTTATGAAGTCGATTTCGCACTATTTGAGGTGTCACAAGGATGGAAATTGCTCTATTTGTTTTGAAGAATTAGGAGCTGATAAACATCGATTTAGATTAACCTTCGGTACGAGTGATTAACCACTCCGGACAGTGTTTGCAATCAATTCAATGTTAGCAATACATCTAGTATTAGAGTCCTGTGTTTGGTGTACTCAGCCATGTCTCATCATCACTGAACAACATTCCAGAAAGCCTGGTAACCGATCCGGGGCCAGAGCATGAATTAAACGACATTGAGAACGCCGGAAGCAGCAGTAACTACCGTATGCGTTATAATATTTCCTTCTTGTTCAAATACAATATTTGGCTTCGGGTCGTACTGCTCTTTGACCCACGCAAGAGCATACTTTCTCAAAATCCCGATATAGACCTCCGTATTTACTTTGTCGCCTTCTGGAATTAACACCTGGTTTATTTTCTTGCCATCGAATGCTACCAATATAAATACCATAACACTAGTATGATACTTGGTTAGATGCACGTTTTTATGCTCATCAGTCGCGTCTTCTACCATGAAAGAATTAACATAGCGATCGGTTCTCGAATTTGAAAAGATATCGACGGTAAACATGCTCTCGTCAGTGAACAGGATTACTGGCTTTTTTCGCTTGAGGAAATACAAGATTTTCTTATGTCGCTCGAATCGTAGCTCTCGGAATTTTTTCCGTGCCCTCGACTTTACCCCGCAATCTTTCTTTACGATCTTCCGTGCCGTAAAGTCGCTGATCTCGTGTTCCTTCGTCATTTTCCTCAGTGCGTACAGGATTCGCCCAAATCTTCCTTTTAATGGCAGCGATAACCCTCGGAATCCGAGCTGACGTCGAATAAACTGTAGCCATCTACGCGAATAGTTGTCCTTTCTATTCTCGGTCCAAGACCCTTTTCACGGCGATTGATTTGTTTGCGACATTTGCGCGTGGACAAATCACGAATACGTGAGACAAATAACGGATCATGTTCTTTTACTCGCAGCCTATTATGATATTCATTATAGCTTACGTGCATACAAAGAAAACCAAAGCATTGTATGCAAGGTGAAGCAGGAGCCTCATTTTTACGACGGTGCAAACATGATcggtttactttcactattgcatacaattcgtacgatcacttttctgcatccagtgtcaccgccgcctaaccCATGGCTACATGGAATGTGCCTgagactagtgatccccgataatcgttcgattaatcgattaatcgaatacttcctacagaaatcgattataaatcgaacgaatactgcacaaccaataatcgaagcgaacgaataatttacgtcgattaatagattcaaacccagagcaaaaaaaccgttcattatctttgacgctctcctaaactcctaaaacaagctcaatgccgtcgatgcgagatgagcttcgtttacgagtttaggggagcgtactTGCTGCCAGTGCTCTGCGCCGGTAAGAGGACTAGAGTTCGTCAAATGCAACGGTTTCTGCCAACATTTGACTCATATGAAATGTATTGGTTGGAAGCGTGCAAACCTGGATTTTCTCACCCAAAACGATAATTTGCTATGGTTCTGCAATGACTGCATGAAAATACTCGACTGCGTGAAAACTAACGGTACCGTCCCAGCCGTACAAGACGTGCTAGCGAAAAAGCTCGACGACTCGTTAAAACCTATTTTAACCGAGCTTGGTGAAATTAAAACATCTATTGTCCAAGCTCAACTTCCCAGCACAGTCACATCAACAGTCTGGCCCAATATAAAACGGCCTCGCGCTGAATTGAATGTAACGCCTACAAGAGAGCCAACAGCAGCTCTGCGAATAGGGACTAAGTCATCAGCACCCACTGCCAAGACTATCGCAACTGTACCCAAGCCTGCTGACAAATTCTGGATTTATCTTTCACGGATTGACCCGCAAGTCTCTGAAGAGGACGTTGCCATGTTGGTTCAGGACTGCTTAGTATGCTCAGATACCGTCGTTGCTAAGAAGCTAGTGAAGAAGGAAACCGACCTGACAAAACTTCAGTTTGTGTCATTCAAAATTGGAATCAATCCGAACCTGAAGGACACGGCAATGGACCCTTCTACCTGGCCAGCTGGAATATTCTTCAGGGAGTTCGAGGATGTTCGTCGTTCCCAGGTTTTTCGGATGCCGAGCACGACAAAACTGCCTCGTCTAGACCCGTTCACTCCATCCGATGCTCGCACACCTCAGTTTACACAACTGTCGAACACGGTAGCCCATTAACAGCTCTACCACCGGAGGATATTGAGGGCCATCGGGCCCTCATTCCAGATAACTCATCACCTCCAGTTGATCCTGTATTCGTCATATACTACCAAAATGTGAGGGGATTACGTACGAAGACCACGGAGCTCCGATTGATGCTCTCGACCTGTGACTACGACGCTCTAGTTCTCACTGAAACGTGGCTTCGTGCGGACATTTCAGATTGTGAGCTATCCTCTGAGTATCAGTTCTTTCGCTGCGACCGTAATCCAGTTACCAGCCAATTTTCCAGAGGAGGTGGTGTACTTATCGCGGTAAAATCCAACTACTCGTGTGCTGTAGTACCGCTTGAGGACTGTGGCCATCTCGAGCAAGTGGCTGTGCGCATTAGTCTGCTGTACAGAACACTATACATCGCAGCTATCTATTTGCGCCCCCTCTCCAGTCCGGCTCTCTACACGTCTCATACCAACGCGCTACAGACGATCATGGATGGATGTTCGAGTAAAGATGTAATCTTGGCACTAGGCGACTACAACCTCCCGCTTTTGAGTTGGGTCTTCGATGAGGACATGAACGGCTATTTACCATCTAACGCATCTACGGAACAGGAACTGGCACTTACTGAACCGATGCTAAGTTTGGGATTAACTCAAGTGAATTCGCTTTCAAATTCGAACGGCAGACTTCTCGACTTGGCGTTCATAAGTGAACCGGACATCGCGAATCTTCTAGAGCCTGCGGTCCCGTTATTGGCAGCCGATGAACATCACAAGCCCTTTGTTTTAAACATGGACGCCCTCTACAGTCCGGCCAACTTCTCTGACTATGCGTCTCTTCCACCTGAATTGAATTTCAGGTTGTGTAACTTTGACTCGTTGAACAACATACTGTCCTCTATTGACTGGCTTCAACTGCTGGAAGGAGGCTCGGTCGAAGTTATAGCTGAACGTTTCTACGACAAATTGTATGAAGTTCTTTATGCGCAAATTCCCCTCAAACGACGTGTAGTGAAGCCAATTCCGACGCAACCTTGGTGGACCTCTGATTTACGCAACTTTCGGAACGTACTGCGGAAGGCACGCAAACGCTATTTGAGCACAAGATCAACAGAAGATAAAAATAGTCTCAGATTAACAGAAACAAATTACAACGCATTATTGAGGTCCAGGTACGGAGAATATATACAACGAACTCAAGCAAATCTTAAGCGAAACCCATCGGCATTTTGGAATTACGTGAAATCGCATCGCTCAGGCAATCGCATCCCGGATACAATGGAGTTCGATGGAATCACTGCCAGCTCTCCTGGCGATGTCGCTAATCTGTTTGCGAGCTTCTTCCAGACAGTGTACAATTCAACTTCACCGCCTCTGCACGGTGCAAGCTTCGATCGCATACAGGAGCACAATCTGAATATGCCAACGTTCAATTTCTCTCCGGATGAAGTCTTGAAAGCCTTGCGTGATCTAGATGCATCAAAAGGGCCTGGAGTCGATGGCATTCCTCCATCTCTGCTGAAACACTGTGCTCACTCACTCGCTTTTCCCGTCTCTTGCATATTCAACCGCTCGTTGAGGGAAAGAATTTTTCCCACCGTTTGGAAAAAGGCCTCAATAGTACCAATTCACAAAGCGGGTAATCGGAATCACGTGAAGAACTACCGTGGAATATCACTTCTCTGCTGCTTCAGTAAAGTCTTCGAAAAGTTAGTGCACAACGCTTTGTACAATGTGGTGCATCCACTCATATCGGAGTTCCAGCATGGTTTCGTCCAGCATCGGTCCACAACAACGAATCTGCTTTGCTACACAAATACATTGTTTCGTGAAGTCGAAGCTCGTCGGCAGGTCGACTCCATCTACGtcgatttttcaaaagctttcgaCACCGTGCCGCACATGTATGCATGCAAAAAATTCAGCGCTATGGGATTTCCAAGTTGGGTGGTTGATTGGACCTTTTCCTACTTGACCGGTCGCCAATCCTTCGTGACGATCAATGCGGCTCACTCAGTAATCTTCTCAAGGAGTTTCTTCAGGAGTTCCGCAAGGAAGCGTGCTAGGGCCAATGTTATTTGTTCTGTTCGTCAACGACCTGTGCCCCCGTATTTCATCATACAAACAAATGTTCGCTGATGACCTGAAAATGTATCGAGTAGTCAGGACAACGCTCGACTGCCTCGTACTCCAAAAAGACATTGACGAAACGTTATTGTGGTGCAACGTAAACGGCATGAgagtaaacgtgaaaaaatgcaAGGCGATTTCATTCACCCGTAGGATCGCCGCCGTAAAACATCAGTACCACATTGGGTCTGTGCCACTGGAACGTGTTTATACAATATGCGATCTTGGAGTTACTATTGACTCCAAGTTGAGATTCAACGAACATGTTGCGCTTATCACTGCTAAGGCTTATACGGTACTTGGATTCATACGACGATCTACCTGTCAGTTCACCGACATCTACGcccaaaaaactttgttttgcgcTTTAGTCCGAAGCATCCTGGAATACGCTGCACCTGTGTGGGCACCTTACCACACATCGCTGATCATcagaatcgaacgcattcagaaGTGTTTCATTCGATTTGCCTTGCGGAATCTCCCTTGGAACGACCCCTCTAACCTGCCCGATTATTCCGCACGCTGTATGTTGATCGGTATGGAAACACTACGTGCGAGGCGCACTCACATTCTGCAACTGATGATCTTCGACCTACTGCGCAACAACATCGACTGTCCCCAACTCTTAGAAAATGTTCCTTTTCACGTTCCTGCACGGCAGTTAAGATTCACACAGCTCATCTCTGTACCTGTACACCGAACCGGCTACGGCTTCTACAATCCATTGGACTCATGCCTACGTGCATTCAATGAAATCAGTGCTCACTTTGATTTTACGACTAGCAAACCTACTTTTAAAAATAGTATTAAAAATATTAGATAGAGTAGTCTGTGCGAGTTTTATCGAAGACGAAACAACAAATAAAAGATaagaattgattttcaggcgtaatgaacacttttttgattccagatggctttctaacgaatgagaaatattagtataactaattatttctctcagtgtgacgattaatcgattaatcgattatttggatcgattaatcgtatcgaataagaaATTGcttaaaagtattcgattagttgatgaacgattaatttcaaaaatcggggatcactacctgAGACGCAAAGAAAACGTTCAAGGTAACAACAGTCCAAGGAAAATCAAACGTATAGATACGGTAATAAGTGTGGCAGAACAAATTTCAGATTCTGGGatgtcagattttttttttctcaaatatttgCAATGGAAAGTTGAAATATCTGTAAATGTGTGCTAATGTCTGTAAAATATGCCAGCTGCATTTCTCATTTGAAAGCAATGatgtttttatattgttttgtccagtcttcagaatgcaactcggtgctgatgtgcaacaagatttttgtaccctcttgagctcccactccttgtgcacacacgcactctggcgaatgagcacgctccgaaacacagatgaaatgtttggttgtcagcgccgtggGCGCAAGCCCAgttttaagctgagttttacgtTGAAATTCGCGCCGTGCTGCGCACTTGAacctggattgctctctctgttgagatatttttcttcacacaagcgtatacggttcaaatgggggcgcgctgttgtttttatgctttgcttagaacgaacgaagacaaagcgggcgctaaaatttgatgtgtatgtgtgtatgtatgtagaatgagacgcgcatcacacaagtgagaagaaatgtttattaACTGAGTTCTGCGCCAGGTACATTTTGCGCtatcgtgcttatgaattttgtgcgcttcgcaccaagagagaatacgagtgttctttgagcgcgcgctgatgaaaatccaactcaagcgcagcgctgcgtttgttttctgaagactggtttTGTCCCTATTTTAAAAAGCATGCGGAAGGAATAAAAGTTTGTGACAAAAGCTAACAGTCGAAATTAGCAAAATTTGTGAACGATTTGATTTGACAACTCGAATAGAGTAAAAAGAATTGCAGGATGGTAACGTGATAATTGTCGTCTCACCTCAAACGCTGTGCACAATACACCTGATGGTTTGTCATGTTCACCAAACCATCGCCTACTATGATCAACTGTATGAAGTGTATATCGAATATAGTTTGGTTCacacatttagaatccggaatcacaaaaccagttgtatctcgggattAATTAAAGGTACAAAAATGCTTTTCATACAAAGGATTgttcattttataaaaaaatattgaaaaaaatacacctGTATAGTTTGGATGAATTTTAGTACTTTTCTCCGGATACCATCGATCAAGGTTTGGACTCTATGTTTGTCCATTCAGTGGCAATTTCATTCCACGTTCTCTTCATGTTTGCAATATCCCGAGTCACTTTGGCACCCTTCCCCAATTTCCGCTTGACAATtgccaatatttttttaatagacgGAATTGGGGGAAATTGGGAGAATTGaggtctttttcaatgtaatcgtcCCCATTTTCACGGTACTACTAAAGCCCCTCTCGGTTGTAGTTGTAGCTTGCCAAATTTGGCCAAAACCTCATCGGATCGTTGTGAGCCCTAATAAGTGGAAGGAAACGTTTCGGCAAGCTCTCTTCCCTATATattttcgagtccattgtcttgtttgtgacgagaTCCTTGGTTTTCCACAGCTGCAAATCCTTCGCCAAATCAAGAATTTCCTGGCAAATTAATCGGCgaaaacgaacttaaatttgctgGGGACATCTACTCTGGCAGTGACCATATAGAATTTCAGGCCCGGGAGCTGTCCAAAACTCATCTTtcgtacgtttcgtcatccatcagcatgcCTCCTTCGTACTTCTCAAAAAATGTGGCCACCAGATTTCGCTTCGGTTCcctgtttggttgcttgcaGGCACGGAGATTACAATAACCTTCTCGCATACGGATTCTCTGGGTGGTACTTAGGTTAGAGTCGTGGTTTTTCGCGTTGTCGTATTATGCGAGTCCCGGGTTTGCCTTAATTTTTTCCGAAACCTTCAACCTCAGCTTCCAATAATAAGTTTCACTACGATTctctttattctcttgttctagCGTCGACTGATGGAAGCTAACTGAATCTTCTCAGTCTGAAAAACTAACTGCCTAAAATATATGATGGTATGTGTGTACGTGTATACTTGGTGCGAGGGGCTAATCAATTCGAGCGTGTCTCCACAGTACCCCCTCCAGTTACACCAAAAATCGTATACGATGACCAGATGGTGTCACTTTAGTTTTAAAGggcgtgtcacatcaaattgcatcacggaaaaaacgctgtagaaatttaatttttaggaattatatcttcagctttcgcttataatcagataagagtgtatagatcacgttggccatgcttcactgtcaatttttcgcaaatttggaaaaatgtcgtcgaacgaaaaagagcgtcgtgaattaatcctgtgcactcatttcgagaatccggagttgtcacatcgggacatcggtaagatgctgggaatcgtccaatccacggtcagcatgGTACTAAAACgaaacttcgagaacctaatcatcgaccggaaggtgaagaacggcaaaaattgatgctccgtcagtgaaaaagatcacaagcgcgtagttaagcagtttagacgtgatccgagaagttcggtccgggatgtcgccaataagctgaatttgtcaagttcattcatccagcggaccaagcagcgggagggcctgcgtacatacaaggttcagaaggctcctaaccacgacgaaaggcaaaacatggtggggaagacgcgagcccggaagctgtacaccgaaatgctgacgaagccgcattgcctggtaatggacgacgaaacctacgtcaaagcggactttcgtcagctgccgggcctgttgttcttctccgcagaggacaaattcagcattccggaggagattcgcaagcagaaactatccaagtttgccaaaaagtacatggtgtggcaagcgatctgctcttgcggaaagcggagcgccctcttcgtgatgaccggcacggtaaacgggcaggtttaccttaaggagtgcctacaggagcgcttactaccactattgaagcagcacgagggcccgacaatcttctggccggatctcgcctcatgccactattcaaaggacgtgttggagtggtacgaagccaacgggtcaccttcgtgccaaaggaaatgaacgcgcccaacgcgccggagcttcgcccaatagagaaatattgggcgattatgaagcaggccctccgaaagaacccaaaagttgtcaaatcggaggcggacttcaagagaaaatggatttctgatcaaaaaaaactacaacctgacgttgtacagaaccttatggacggggtaaaga from Toxorhynchites rutilus septentrionalis strain SRP chromosome 3, ASM2978413v1, whole genome shotgun sequence encodes:
- the LOC129774252 gene encoding uncharacterized protein LOC129774252, which encodes MKCIGWKRANLDFLTQNDNLLWFCNDCMKILDCVKTNGTVPAVQDVLAKKLDDSLKPILTELGEIKTSIVQAQLPSTVTSTVWPNIKRPRAELNVTPTREPTAALRIGTKSSAPTAKTIATVPKPADKFWIYLSRIDPQVSEEDVAMLVQDCLVCSDTVVAKKLVKKETDLTKLQFVSFKIGINPNLKDTAMDPSTWPAGIFFREFEDVRRSQVFRMPSTTKLPRLDPFTPSDARTPQFTQLSNTVAH